TTGGCAGAAAACAGATGGAAGTCGTGACCCTGTGCGAACCGCGCAAGCTGAATGATTACCTCGCAACGTATAAGCCGGACATATTGTTGATGGACATTGCCCTTGGTACTTATGACGGTCGCGATCTGTGTAAGCGGATCAAAGAAGATGCGGCAACTGATCTTCCCGTTGTGCTGTTCACCGCACAAAATTACACGCCGGAATCTATTTACGAATGCCATGCGGATGCCGTGCTGGATAAGCCTTTTCCACTGCCGGCACTGTATGCCACATTGAAACGGTTTTTAGATTGATACTGATGGTTCTTCGCGATAGGGGATCGTCACATAAAACGCAGTGCCTTTGCCCTCTTCACTTTCCACATCGATTTTGCCACCATGCCGACGCACGATGCCAGCTGTAATATACAATCCGATCGAGGGCACTTCTGCATCTTCCGGTGACTGTACAATGGCCATTCCCCCGCGTTCCTTAATGGTCCACAGGCCAGCCGTACGATCGTCCAGCGCGCCGGTAAGCACGATACCGATCACGGCGGGGCCGTGGCTGTAGGCGGCAGAGCGAAATAATGGATCCACCGCTGGCCGGAAACGATGCTCCTTCGGGCCTTTTGTTACGCGCAAATGATGTCCGTCGATCAGCAGGTGATGGTCGGGGGGCGCGATGTAAATCCGCCCCGGAACAAAGGTTTCGCCATCTACAGCGTGGGCCGCATACAGCGCGCTGTTTGTTGAGCGCTTCGGGCAAAATGCCCCGGATATCCGGCGACATATGCCATACGATAAGCACGGCGGCGTCCAGTTCGGCCGGGAGGCCATTTACCAGCCGCTTCAGTGCTTCGAAACCGCCGGCGGAAGTCCCGATTACGATAATGTTTCTTTTTGCCATAACTGAGTATATCAACTATTATTCCGCTATGGCGGGGGCTTTGCTGGTGCGGATTGCAGATTAAAGCGAACGCGCAAGAAAGGAAACAGTTGGGGCTGTTGATAAGGGCTTTTATAACCAGGGGATTTGCTGTAACTTATCGAAAATACTTTCCATGGAAGCGCCTAAAAAGAGCAAGTTTGATATCTCCCTCGAAAATGGCCGGCACCGGGAGTTGGCAAAAATGACGGGTAATTGGAAGGGCATCGCCAAAACCTGGTTCGAACCCGATAAACTGGCAGATGAGTCGCCTGTTACGGCATCTATCGCGCCCGCATTAGGCGGCCGTTTCCTCTTGTATCAATACCAGGGAACAATGATGGGCAAACCGCTCGAAGGCCTTGCCATTATCGGTTATACTTTCGAAAAGAACAGCTACCAGGTAGCCTGGATCGATAGCTTCCATATGGGGACAGGCATCCTGTTCTCTGAATCGCAGCCGGGAGACGATCAGCTGTCCGTACTGGGCAGCTACGGCGGTCCCGACATCCCGGTGCCCTGGGGCTGGCGCACAGAAGTACTGTTAGTGAATGATGACGAGCTGGTGATGACGGCTTACAATATCACGCCGGAAGGCGAGGAAGCGAAAGCCACAGAGGTGGTGTATACGCGGATAAAGTAAATCAGAAAGGGGCTGTCTCAAAAGTAATTTATACCCGTTTTCATTCGGGTACCTGATGGAGCATTTTTCGTTTACGCGATCCTGATGACCATCAAACTACTTTTGAGACAGCCCCTTCGTTTATTGTTTAGTTTGAATTGCCAGGCTACCGTCGTCATTGGTGGCAGGCAGCGTTACCTGCAGCATCCCTTTTTCCATTTGTTTTACCTTGATCGGTTTGCCTTTAAACGTGGCTTTGTAGGTGAACGCAGGGTTCATCACCAGCAATATGGCGCGTTGATGTGCAGGCGTTGCCTTGTCGAACGAAAGGCTTGCTTTATATGCACTATGATCTGCGTTAAATGATTGCTGATTGATCCACGTTTCGAAGCCCGGTGTTACGGTGCCAACCCGGTAATACGCCGCAAACCAGGCTAAAACAGGGGTTGATAAACCCGAGAACTGGTGCCAGCCGGCACCTCTGCCGGACGCCGACAGAAAGTGTTCGAAGGTGTAATACGATGCATCGGTTTCCCTTTTGTAAACATCCAGTGCTTTCGATGCCAGCTGATGCGCAAGTGCCGTACTGTCCAGGTCCAGCATGGTTTTCCATACGAACCACTGATGCGGCATCCACACAGAGCCGTTCCAGTAACCGTCGGTGCGGTAGTAGGGGGCGGATTGGTCCACCACACCTATGCCGGACGGGCTCCACATATGTTCTGGAGAAAATATCTTGTTTACCAGTATTTGCTGTTGTGCCGGTGTACAGATGCCGGATACCAGTGGGTAGGCACCATCCAGCCCCATATTGAAATTAGCGCCGGATTTAGAGTGTTTGAAATGGCCTTTCGGTTGGCCGGCCTCGTCGTGTACAACGTAGGAGAAGTAACCACTTTCGGCGTCCCAGGCGTGTTGTTGCAGTGCTACGCTAAAATGTTTAATGTCGTTGTCGTATGTTTTAATATCGGCGGATTTGCTGAGGGCCTGCGCCGCCATACGTAATATCTTCGCGAAGCGGATCGCATGCGCCGTGGTGATTACGGGTGTTACCGTACTTTCCAAACGCTGCTCGTGCACGCCGGACTGTGGCGGATAGTCATCCCATCCACCGGAGTTGTAAAAGTAATCCCAGGTTTTTAATAGGGCGGATGATAAGGTGTTGGTGGCAGAACTGCCATATCGACCCACGAGGAAGCTGTAGTATTGCTTCAGCCTCGGGTAAAAATAAGCCAGCAATGCTTTGGACTGCGTTTGGTTCCACAGTTCCAGGAAGGCATACGCCTGTACCGGAACGGGAGAGCCATGATGCACAAAAGCGGATTGACTACCGGCCGGTGTCAGGTAAGCATTGATCGCATCAGCGGCCAGGTCCGGACTCACTTTCGTCAATCCCAGTGCAATGAAGCCAAGGTCCCAGGTGTACAGGCTGTTCCACCATTTGCCAGGTGTAAAGTGGCGGATGTATTGGTTTTGCGTGTACACAGGATACACCACGTTCGAGAGCAGGGTACTTTTTAACAGCTGCTGGCTGAACAGGTAAGGTTGCCCGCCTGATAGTATATCATCTTGCTGTGACTGCGTTTCGTGTACAGTAGGTGCAGCTTTTAGCGCTGCCAGTACTTTTTCCCGCGCCCCGTAACTCAATACCGCCGTATAGGTTTGCGATGAGTTGGGCGCCAGTTCCAGCGGGCGGATAAACACGTTCGCATAATCGCCCCGCATATTGCCATTGATGGTCTTCGCCACGTGATTATGCG
This genomic interval from Chitinophaga horti contains the following:
- a CDS encoding response regulator, producing MQKILILDDNRDILDAMSAVLGRKQMEVVTLCEPRKLNDYLATYKPDILLMDIALGTYDGRDLCKRIKEDAATDLPVVLFTAQNYTPESIYECHADAVLDKPFPLPALYATLKRFLD
- a CDS encoding ATP-binding protein; the encoded protein is MAIVQSPEDAEVPSIGLYITAGIVRRHGGKIDVESEEGKGTAFYVTIPYREEPSVSI
- a CDS encoding DUF1579 domain-containing protein, with the protein product MEAPKKSKFDISLENGRHRELAKMTGNWKGIAKTWFEPDKLADESPVTASIAPALGGRFLLYQYQGTMMGKPLEGLAIIGYTFEKNSYQVAWIDSFHMGTGILFSESQPGDDQLSVLGSYGGPDIPVPWGWRTEVLLVNDDELVMTAYNITPEGEEAKATEVVYTRIK
- a CDS encoding MGH1-like glycoside hydrolase domain-containing protein; translation: MKLIARISYCLVLLLSTNVQAQRKHFDTTKLDGSHDLRLQAWGPYSKKYAGISHIADMQSGMRFDFSVLPGYYRNKLLVPNVRFESSYFPWKVTNDLRTITYRYELEWKDQVYTDVTYTVLDTASVLVKMHCVNNTTLPQNLSLNLIASIEYPEHYGEKQLRMDAGTTWRNAVDYEQLSYAVKRPDNDLVYDGWMRGEVRNASLVNGRGIGREFGRRAGDQLTYKLGPQRGTLRFLYMMKSGTPSAVQLSGMVNKKVIFHQADTLTVLEVPIENNSNTLTLTTLGGGDILLNGLTISPTTAAPLSVVNVPMQKTPATEENLAARTLLLKYPDVPLQYGITWDKEPFKIRSLKNDELDIFFRNETHNHVAKTINGNMRGDYANVFIRPLELAPNSSQTYTAVLSYGAREKVLAALKAAPTVHETQSQQDDILSGGQPYLFSQQLLKSTLLSNVVYPVYTQNQYIRHFTPGKWWNSLYTWDLGFIALGLTKVSPDLAADAINAYLTPAGSQSAFVHHGSPVPVQAYAFLELWNQTQSKALLAYFYPRLKQYYSFLVGRYGSSATNTLSSALLKTWDYFYNSGGWDDYPPQSGVHEQRLESTVTPVITTAHAIRFAKILRMAAQALSKSADIKTYDNDIKHFSVALQQHAWDAESGYFSYVVHDEAGQPKGHFKHSKSGANFNMGLDGAYPLVSGICTPAQQQILVNKIFSPEHMWSPSGIGVVDQSAPYYRTDGYWNGSVWMPHQWFVWKTMLDLDSTALAHQLASKALDVYKRETDASYYTFEHFLSASGRGAGWHQFSGLSTPVLAWFAAYYRVGTVTPGFETWINQQSFNADHSAYKASLSFDKATPAHQRAILLVMNPAFTYKATFKGKPIKVKQMEKGMLQVTLPATNDDGSLAIQTKQ